Sequence from the Acidimicrobiia bacterium genome:
CGAGATGTGCGATGACCGCCTCCAGGGCCCTGCGCCGGGTTCGAACCCGACCCGCCGCCGCCACCTCCCCGTCGGCGAACGTGATCAGCGGCTTGAAATCGAGCAGGCTCCCGAAGAACGCCTGCGCCGGGCCGATACGGCCTCCCCGGCGCAGGTGGTCGAGGGTGTCCAGGGCGGCGAACAGGTTGGAGCCGGCTGCTGCCCGGCGTGCGGCCGCACCCACCTCGTCCAGGCTGCCCCCCGCAGCCGCGGTCTCGGCGGCGTCCAGGGCCACCAGGCCCAGGGCGGCCGACACCAGGCCGGAGTCGATCACCTGTATGGGGATGCCGCCGGGATACTGCTCGGCGGCCAGCGTCGCCGCCTGGTGTGTTGCCGAGATGCGCGAGGAGAGGGTCACCACCAGGATTCCATCGGCCCCCTCGCCGGAGAGCCTGGTGAACGTCTCTTGGAAGCGCCCGATCGAAGGAGCGGCGGTCGATGGAGCCTCCGGTGCCGCCATCAGGCGTTCCCAGAACTGGTCCCCATCGAGGTCGTTGCCGTCGACGAAGTCGTCCTCGCCGAAGCGGATGGTGAGGGGCACCACGGCAATTCGATGACGGGCGATCTCCTCCTGCGGTAGGTCACATGATGAGTCGGTGACGATGCGGATCACTGCAGCCTCCGGTCAGGTGGGTCGATTGTCGCAGGCCCCCCCGAAAGCCGGTGGGATCCGCTTCAGGCGCTGCGAAGGACCTCGAGCGGCTCGTCGAGAGTGTCGAACCCTTCCGCCTCGTACAGGTGCATTGCCGCCGGGTTGTCGTGCATCGTGTTCAGCATGATCGTTCCCGCACCCTGGCGGGCCGCCCAGCGTGCCGCGGCCCTCACCAGCGATCTGCCCATTCCGGTTCGCTGCTGTCGGGGGTCGACCGCCACCCGCTGCAGGTAAGCGAGGCGCGAGCCCATGCCGGCGACGGCGAACCCGCTCAA
This genomic interval carries:
- a CDS encoding DegV family protein, encoding MIRIVTDSSCDLPQEEIARHRIAVVPLTIRFGEDDFVDGNDLDGDQFWERLMAAPEAPSTAAPSIGRFQETFTRLSGEGADGILVVTLSSRISATHQAATLAAEQYPGGIPIQVIDSGLVSAALGLVALDAAETAAAGGSLDEVGAAARRAAAGSNLFAALDTLDHLRRGGRIGPAQAFFGSLLDFKPLITFADGEVAAAGRVRTRRRALEAVIAHLADLGDRVRRLAVVHSEPADLSSFVESVAETHGETPMLARLGPVVGTHAGPGVAGIAYLLGDSAE